ACCGCCTCTTGCAAACGCGCCTTGAGCGCATCCACCTGCTGCGTCACCTGATCGGGCGCCTCGTCAGTGGATTCATCCTCTGCTGCAGACCTTACAAAAGCAGCAATATTCTCAACGCCTTCAATGGACACATCTTGCCCCTCAACCAACAGCCCCGCCTCTTCAATCACCTGATCCGCCACAAAAACCGGGGCATCGACGCGCAATGCCAATGCCAGCGCATCGCTCGGGCGCGAATCAATAATAACCGACTCACCATTGCGCACAATTGTAATCTCGGCAAAAAACGTCTCGTCTCTCAGCGCACTGACCAGCACCTGCTCAACGCGCACATCGAACCCATCCATAATCGCACACAACAAATCGTACGCAATAGGACGCGGCGGCTGCTCATCGTGAAGCGCCAGAGAAATCGCAACCGCCTCAAAATTGCCAATCGCAATGGGCAAAAAAACCGTCTGGTCCTTATCCTTTAACCAGACCAGCGGATGACTGCTATTGGGTTCGAGTTGCACGGCAATCACTTCCATTTCTGTCATGCGAGAAATCCTTTCTTCTCCGTAGGGTCAGGCAATGCTTAGCATCTCGGGTACTGGCAGTGGTTTGCGGTCTCGCTC
This portion of the Gemmatimonadota bacterium genome encodes:
- a CDS encoding DUF151 domain-containing protein: MTEMEVIAVQLEPNSSHPLVWLKDKDQTVFLPIAIGNFEAVAISLALHDEQPPRPIAYDLLCAIMDGFDVRVEQVLVSALRDETFFAEITIVRNGESVIIDSRPSDALALALRVDAPVFVADQVIEEAGLLVEGQDVSIEGVENIAAFVRSAAEDESTDEAPDQVTQQVDALKARLQEAVALEEYEEAARLRDEIGRLEHSIEK